The sequence TTTTAAAGAACCACAGATTTATAGAATTGACCATTATTTGGGCAAGGAAACAGTACAAAATCTTCTGGTAACACGATTTTCCAACAGTATTTTTGAGCCACTTTGGAACAGAAATTATATTCACCATGTGGAGATTACCAATGCGGAGAGTGTAGGGGTTGAAAAAAGAGGGGGGTATTATGATAAGTCAGGTGCGCTGCGCGATATGTTCCAAAATCATTTGATGCAAATAGTTTCTTTGGTAGTAATGGAGCCCCCTATTGGCGACCAGCCTGAAGAAATTAGGAACGAAAAGGTGAAGGCATTGAAGTCCCTTAGAATTATGAAGGATGAGAAAACCTTTTTTGACAATACCATTCGCGCACAATACGTAGCTTCAGAGATTAATGGAGAAAAAGTGAAAGGCTACCGAGATGAGGATGGGGTTGACCCAAATTCTACAACTGAGACGTATGCCGCTATCAAATTTTTTGTAGATAACTGGCGGTGGGAAGGCGTTCCTTTTTACGTACGAACCGCAAAACGGATGCCTACCAAAGTAACGGAAGTCATTATTCATTTTAAATCACCGCACCATCAAATTTTCAAGGATTCTGGTGTTAACAACAAAGACAACAAATTGATTATTCGTATTCAACCGGATGAAGGAGTGTTGATTAAATTTGGAGTAAAAGTACCCGGGCAGGGCTTTAAAGTAGAAAGAGCCAACTTGGACTTCTACTATTCCAGTTTAGCACAAACCTATGTAATGGAAGCCTATGAGCGACTTTTGTTGGATGCCATGCAAGGTGATGCTACCTTATATGCCAGGGCGGATGAAGTGGAAGCAGCTTGGGAGTTTGTAGATCCAATTTTAAACTACTGGAAAAACGGTAAAGACGTTAGAATGTATGGTTATGCTGCTGGTGTTTGGGGTCCTGAAAATGCTGATGAATTGATAGATGACTTAGGTTTTTGGCGAAATCCGGGTTCAAATTTAGCGGATGACCCGGGGTATTGTGTGATTTGTTAGATTCAGTTATCAGTTATCAGTTATCAGTTATCAGTTATCAGTTATCAGTTATCGGTAGTCGGTAGTGTCAGTTCGAGTGCAGTCGAGAACGATTCAAGTCAAAGAAATTAGTTTATGGAGTTAAAAATATTTAAAGATAAAAACGAAGTAGCCCAGCAGTTTTCCGCTTATTTTTCTGAATTGGTTGAAGGTAAATCAGTCTTCCATGTTGCACTCTCCGGTGGGAGCACACCAAAAATTGTATTTGATGTTTTGGCCGATGAGTTTTCAGTTAAAATTGATTGGAGCAAGATTCATTTTTATTGGGGTGATGAACGATGCGTGCCTCCAACGGATGACGAAAGCAATTATAAAATGACCGTGGAACATCTTTTTTCAAAAATTGAAATCCCTGAAACTAACATCCACAGGATTTTAGGGGAAAATAACCCGCAAGAAGAAGCAAAACGATACGGAGCGTTATTAGAAGACCGGTTGCCTTCTCAAAACGAAACGCCTCAATTTGATTTGGTCATTTTAGGAATGGGAGATGACGGACATACGGCTTCTATTTTTCCACATGAAATACAATTGTGGGACTCCGACAAAAACTGTGAAGTGGCCATTCATCCAGATTCAGGGCAGCGAAGGGTTAGTATTACAGGTAAAATCATTAATAGCGCTCAAGAAGTAGCCTTTTTGGTTACTGGAACTGGAAAAGCAGAAAAAGTTGAAGTCATTATTGAAAAAATAGATGGGTATGAAGTTTATCCTGCTTCTTTGGTGCATCCAGATTCTGGAAACCTAGTTTGGTTTATGGATAAGGATGCCGCTTCTGGACTGAATTAGTCCAAATCCAATTTTACATTTTGTCCATCTAGAAATTCCAGGTACTCTTTCACTTTAAAATTAGACGATTCATATTTGCTATCCCTTGAACTTGCTGAAGCTTTACGTTCTAAACTTCGTGCAAAACGGCGAATACCCTGCTTATCCTTTAAGATTAATCCTGGAATCACAATATTTTTGCCATTTTCATCTTTGGCCACCATGGTAAAGTAAGAGGAATTACAATGCTTGGTCTTACCCGTGGTAATATTTTCAGACTCTACTCGTACACCCACAACCATAGATGTTCTGCCCGTATAATTAATAGATGCTTTTAATGTGACCAATTCCCCAACCTCAATTGGGTTTAAAAAATCCACCCGATTTACAGAAGCGGTTACACAATAGGCTTGCGAATGTTTTGAGGCACAAGCAAAGGCAATTTGGTCCATTAAATTTAAAATGTGCCCTCCGTGTACTTTACCCCCAAAATTGGAATGGGAGGGAAGTATAAGTTCTGTTATGGAAACGTTGGATTCTTTGGCGATTTTGAACTTTTTCATTTTAGTTTATAAAATGTGGAGATGCTTCAGGTTGTATTTTGGTAATAAAATGTTTGGTGTCACCTAACCAAAAAAAGGTAGAATACCGTTCCTTATAAGTCACTTTGACATAACGTCCTTGGTATTCCTTCATTTGTTCAATGACTTCTTCTTGGCTATCCTCCACCGAAAAGGAAAAAATATTGGTACCTGATACTCCTTGACTTATTTGACCTTCCCACGTTTTTACCAATACCCCTTTTCTGCTAAATTTTATCAATTCACCAGAACGATATCCTTCACTAAAAGGAACATAATAAATAAAAGCGAAATAGGCAGCAATCCCGAATAGAATTACCGAGATGCCGATAAACAAAACTTTTCTCATGGGTTACAGTTCAAGTTTAGGTTCTTCATAATCGTCTTCTTCAGCACGCTTTAAAATAGGTTCTGGAATGGATTTCTTTGCTTTTGCACCCATTTTTTTAAGTTTTTCAATGCTTGTAACTATGTTTCCTCGGCCTTCAACCAATTTATTCATCGCACCCCTATATTCGATTTTGGCTTCATCCATTTTTTTGCCAACTCTGGTTAAATCAGATACAAATCCTTCAAATTTATCGTAAAGTGCACCCGCTTGCCGAGCAATTTCGATAGCATTTTTCTGTTGTTTTTCGTTGTTCCACATAGTATCAATGGTACGTAAGGTAGCCAATAGTGTGGATGGAGTAACGATAACAATATTTTGTTCAAAAGCCTTGTTGTACAAAGAATTATCATGGTTTATTGCAACGGCAAATGCTGGTTCTATGGGAACAAAAAGTAAAACAAAATCTGGACTTTCCATCTCGTATAAATCCTCATATTTTTTTGCTGAAAGCTGCTCCACATGCTTTCTTAAGGAATTAATGTGATCTTTTAAATGTTTTTCCTTCAGCTCGTCTTCAGCATTGGTGTAGCGTTCATAGTCTGTTAATGAAACCTTGGAATCCACTACCATCTTTTTACCATCGGGAAGATGGATGATGACATCTGGTAAAACACGGCTTCCGTCTTCAAGGGTAAAACTTTGTTGTACGCTATACTCTCTATCTTTTTCTAAGCCAGATTTTTCCAAGACACGTTCCAACACCAATTCTCCCCAATTCCCTTGCATTTTGCTATCACCCTTTAAAGCTTTGGTCAAATTTTCTGCCTCTTGGGTAATTTTAAGGTTCTGATTTTGAAGGTTGAGCAACTGTTCTTTTAAAGCTGAATTAATGCTTATGTTTTCCTTTTGAGTTGCTTCTACTTTTTTCTCAAACAACTGAATTTTTTCCTGAAGCGGATTCAAAATCTGTTTTATATTTTTTTGATTCTGCTCTGTAAACTTGGTACTTTTTTCATCAAGAATTTTGTTGGCCAAGTTTTCAAACTCTTTGGTAAATTTCTCCTGTAATTTTTCTACTTCTTCCTTTTGTTCTGTATTGATGCGTTGCAGGTTTTCTAAATCAGCCTGATAACGAACAATTTGGTTTCCTTGCTGTTCCTTTTCAGATTGCAGTTGTTTTTTTTCTGCATCACCAGACAGCAACTTATCATTTAAAACATTGATAGAACTGTTCAATTGCTGTTCCCGCTCGTTCCAGACACTTTCATTTGACTTTGTCTTTAGCTTTTGGATATACATACCCAAAAACAAGCCAATAGCAATAGCTAGTATCCCAACAATTAGATAAATCAATGTGCTACTCATAGAATTTATTTCCTCGCATAAAGATAAAGGTTCCTGTGTTTCATTCTACAGACTCAGGATGACTTTTCAAACGATAAAATCTATTTTTTCACTTTAAAAGAGCCCGTTTTGGCATCAAATAGAACCATCTCAGAGGGAAATAAATTTTCAAAATGCTTTTGCTCAATCAATTCGCAGGGTTTTCCAAATGGATTATCAGCTCCATCCAGTATCAAAATTTTGTCACACAGTTGAATGGCCAAATCAATTTCATGACTGGTAAAGAGTATGGTCTTTTCCTTATCATGTGCCAGTTGCTGTAGTAATTTTAGAATTTGCACTTTGTGGTATAAATCCAGATGGGTAGTAGGTTCGTCCAATAAAATTAGGGGTGTGTCTTGCGCCATGGCGCGTGCAATCAATACCCGTTGTAGTTGCCCGTCACTGAGTTCATGGCATTTATTGTGCCTTAGGTCATTTAACAAAAATGCAGTCAAGCTATCTTGAATAAAAGTTTTATCAGATTGGGATAATGTGTCAATCCAATTGGTATAGGGTTGTCTTCCAAGAGCGATTAATTCTTCTACTGTAAGGTTTTTGGACGATGGTTGCTCCGTTAATACTACGCTGAGTTCTTGGGCCAATTTTGGCGATGAGTAATCTGCTAGATTTTCACCTTTAATTGTAATGGATCCTGATAGTTCTGGCTGAAGGTTTCCAAGCGTACGCAGCAATGTTGATTTCCCCACTCCGTTTACACCAATAATGGCACATAATTCACCTGAATCGCAAGAAAAATTGATGTTTTTGGCAACGGTTTTGGATGTGTAGCCAATTGCTAAATTATTAATCGATATGGTATGGATTTTTGGGTTGGACATTAAAATAACATTTTACGTTTTCGTACCAACAACCAGATGACCACCGGTGCTCCAACAAGTGAAGTAATTGCATTTATAGGTAACACATTGGCAGAATTTGGTAATTGAGCAATAGTATCGCACAACAACATTAAAATGGCCCCATAAAGAAACACGGACGGAATTAAAACACGGTGTTCCATGGTATCAAAAATTTGCCTGGTCAGGTGAGGTACTGCTAAGCCTACAAAGGCAATGGGCCCAGCAAATGCGGTAATACCTCCAGCCAACAATCCAGTGGCAATGATAATGAACAATCTGGATTTTTTTAAAGAAACACCAAGGCTTTGCGCATAGTTTTCGCCCAATAAAAAAGCGTTCAATTTTTTAATGGAAAGAATGCTCAATAACATTCCTACACCAACAATTCCGCCAAG is a genomic window of Flagellimonas sp. CMM7 containing:
- a CDS encoding acyl-CoA thioesterase; this encodes MKKFKIAKESNVSITELILPSHSNFGGKVHGGHILNLMDQIAFACASKHSQAYCVTASVNRVDFLNPIEVGELVTLKASINYTGRTSMVVGVRVESENITTGKTKHCNSSYFTMVAKDENGKNIVIPGLILKDKQGIRRFARSLERKASASSRDSKYESSNFKVKEYLEFLDGQNVKLDLD
- the rmuC gene encoding DNA recombination protein RmuC, which encodes MSSTLIYLIVGILAIAIGLFLGMYIQKLKTKSNESVWNEREQQLNSSINVLNDKLLSGDAEKKQLQSEKEQQGNQIVRYQADLENLQRINTEQKEEVEKLQEKFTKEFENLANKILDEKSTKFTEQNQKNIKQILNPLQEKIQLFEKKVEATQKENISINSALKEQLLNLQNQNLKITQEAENLTKALKGDSKMQGNWGELVLERVLEKSGLEKDREYSVQQSFTLEDGSRVLPDVIIHLPDGKKMVVDSKVSLTDYERYTNAEDELKEKHLKDHINSLRKHVEQLSAKKYEDLYEMESPDFVLLFVPIEPAFAVAINHDNSLYNKAFEQNIVIVTPSTLLATLRTIDTMWNNEKQQKNAIEIARQAGALYDKFEGFVSDLTRVGKKMDEAKIEYRGAMNKLVEGRGNIVTSIEKLKKMGAKAKKSIPEPILKRAEEDDYEEPKLEL
- a CDS encoding 6-phosphogluconate dehydrogenase, encoding MRKVLFIGISVILFGIAAYFAFIYYVPFSEGYRSGELIKFSRKGVLVKTWEGQISQGVSGTNIFSFSVEDSQEEVIEQMKEYQGRYVKVTYKERYSTFFWLGDTKHFITKIQPEASPHFIN
- a CDS encoding ABC transporter ATP-binding protein codes for the protein MSNPKIHTISINNLAIGYTSKTVAKNINFSCDSGELCAIIGVNGVGKSTLLRTLGNLQPELSGSITIKGENLADYSSPKLAQELSVVLTEQPSSKNLTVEELIALGRQPYTNWIDTLSQSDKTFIQDSLTAFLLNDLRHNKCHELSDGQLQRVLIARAMAQDTPLILLDEPTTHLDLYHKVQILKLLQQLAHDKEKTILFTSHEIDLAIQLCDKILILDGADNPFGKPCELIEQKHFENLFPSEMVLFDAKTGSFKVKK
- the pgl gene encoding 6-phosphogluconolactonase, with the translated sequence MELKIFKDKNEVAQQFSAYFSELVEGKSVFHVALSGGSTPKIVFDVLADEFSVKIDWSKIHFYWGDERCVPPTDDESNYKMTVEHLFSKIEIPETNIHRILGENNPQEEAKRYGALLEDRLPSQNETPQFDLVILGMGDDGHTASIFPHEIQLWDSDKNCEVAIHPDSGQRRVSITGKIINSAQEVAFLVTGTGKAEKVEVIIEKIDGYEVYPASLVHPDSGNLVWFMDKDAASGLN
- the zwf gene encoding glucose-6-phosphate dehydrogenase, with the protein product MKKTNNQMLVIFGASGDLTARKLIPALFNLYVAKQLPKNFVVLGASRSDLSDEEFRNKVVYQSPYLKAKIEDLKENYVKGFADSLFYEDLGSDYTAEYTNLAERITTLNGLHGTDNNYMFYLSTPPSLYEPIAKNLADVGLNSQEKGWKRVIVEKPFGYSLETAKKLNTGLQQYFKEPQIYRIDHYLGKETVQNLLVTRFSNSIFEPLWNRNYIHHVEITNAESVGVEKRGGYYDKSGALRDMFQNHLMQIVSLVVMEPPIGDQPEEIRNEKVKALKSLRIMKDEKTFFDNTIRAQYVASEINGEKVKGYRDEDGVDPNSTTETYAAIKFFVDNWRWEGVPFYVRTAKRMPTKVTEVIIHFKSPHHQIFKDSGVNNKDNKLIIRIQPDEGVLIKFGVKVPGQGFKVERANLDFYYSSLAQTYVMEAYERLLLDAMQGDATLYARADEVEAAWEFVDPILNYWKNGKDVRMYGYAAGVWGPENADELIDDLGFWRNPGSNLADDPGYCVIC